Proteins encoded in a region of the Raphanus sativus cultivar WK10039 chromosome 8, ASM80110v3, whole genome shotgun sequence genome:
- the LOC108838055 gene encoding calcium permeable stress-gated cation channel 1, with the protein MATLQDIGVSAGINILSAFIFFIIFAILRLQPFNDRVYFSKWYLKGLRSSPTRGGAFVQRFVNLDFRAYLKFLNWMPEALKMPEPELIDHAGLDSVVYLRIYWLGLKIFAPIAVLAWAVLVPVNWTNDTLELAKQLRNVTSSDIDKLSVSNIPEYSMRFWTHIVMAYAFTIWTCYVLMKEYETIANMRLQFVASEARRPDQFTVLVRNVPPDADETVSELVEHFFLVNHPDHYLTHQVVCNANKLADLVEKKKKLQNWLDYYQLKYARNNNTERIMVKLGFLGLWGQRVDAIEHYIAEIDKTSKEIAKERQEVVNDPKSIMPAAFVSFKTRWAAAVCAQTQQTRNPTQWLTEWAPEPRDVYWPNLAIPYVSLTVRRLLMHVAFFFLTFFFIIPIAFVQSLATIEGIVKAAPFLKAIVEDDFMKSVIQGFLPGIALKLFLIFLPSILMIMAKFEGFTSISSLERRSAFRYYIFNFVNVFLASVITGAAFEQLSAFLNQSPNQIPKTIGVAIPMKATFFITYVMVDGWAGVAGEILMLKPLIMFHLKNTFLVKTEKDREEAMDPGSIGFNTGEPRIQLYFLLGLVYAPVTPMLLPFILVFFALAYIVYRHQIINVYNQEYESAAAFWPDVHGRVVAALIISQVLLMGLLGTKHAALAAPFLIALPVLTIGFHRFCKGRYEPAFVRYPLQEAKMKDTLERAREPNLNLKGYLQSAYVHPVFKGGEDDYDDDDDGDYGGDDKLGKFEDEAVIVPTKRQSRRNTPAPSRVSGESSPPSLPFSGKQV; encoded by the exons ATGGCTACACTTCAGGACATTGGTGTATCAGCTGGGATAAACATCCTGAGTGCAttcattttcttcatcatcttcgcAATCTTGAGGCTCCAGCCCTTCAACGACAGAGTCTACTTCTCCAAATGGTACCTCAAGGGGCTGAGAAGCAGCCCTACTCGTGGCGGCGCCTTTGTCCAGCGCTTTGTCAACCTTGACTTCAGGGCTTACTTGAAGTTCCTGAACTGGATGCCTGAGGCTCTCAAGATGCCTGAGCCTGAGCTCATCGATCATGCCGGTTTGGATTCGGTTGTGTATCTCAGGATTTACTGGCTGGG GCTTAAGATCTTTGCTCCAATAGCAGTGCTCGCTTGGGCAGTTCTTGTGCCAGTGAACTGGACAAACGACACGTTGGAGTTGGCTAAGCAGCTAAGGAATGTAACTTCTAGCGATATTGACAAACTATCTGTTTCCAATATACCAGAGTATTCAATGAG gtttTGGACGCATATAGTGATGGCATATGCATTTACAATCTGGACTTGTTATGTGTTGATGAAAGAATATGAGACGATTGCTAACATGAGGCTCCAGTTTGTTGCATCAGAAGCTCGTCGGCCTGACCAGTTCACT GTTCTTGTTAGAAATGTACCTCCGGATGCTGATGAAACTGTAAGTGAACTGGTGGAGCATTTCTTCCTGGTCAATCACCCTGATCATTACTTGACACATCAG GTTGTATGCAATGCAAACAAGCTCGCTGATTTggtagaaaagaagaagaagctgcagAACTGGCTTGATTATTACCAACTCAAATACGCTAGAAATAACAACACTGAGAGAATCATGGTGAAG CTTGGCTTCCTTGGGCTTTGGGGACAAAGAGTGGATGCAATAGAACACTACATAGCCGAGATAGACAAAACATCAAAAGAGATTGCTAAAGAAAGACAGGAAGTGGTGAATGATCCCAAGTCCATAATGCCAGCAGCTTTCGTCTCCTTCAAAACTCGCTGGGCCGCTGCCGTCTGCGCTCAAACCCAACAGACCCGAAACCCGACCCAATGGCTAACCGAATGGGCTCCAGAGCCTCGTGATGTCTACTGGCCTAACCTCGCTATACCATACGTCTCTCTGACCGTGAGAAGGCTGTTGATGCACGTTGCCTTCTTCTTCctaaccttcttcttcatcatacCAATAGCCTTCGTTCAGTCCCTCGCTACCATCGAAGGGATCGTCAAAGCTGCACCGTTCTTGAAAGCTATCGTCGAGGA TGACTTCATGAAGTCAGTGATACAAGGCTTCTTACCTGGTATAGCATTGAAGCTCTTCCTCATCTTCTTACCATCCATACTCATGATCATGGCCAAGTTCGAAGGCTTCACGTCCATCTCATCCTTGGAGAGACGCTCTGCGTTTCGTTACTACATCTTCAACTTCGTGAACGTCTTCCTCGCCAGCGTTATCACCGGAGCCGCCTTTGAGCAGCTCAGCGCTTTCCTCAACCAGTCACCAAACCAGATCCCCAAGACCATAGGCGTGGCGATACCGATGAAGGCCACGTTCTTCATCACTTACGTAATGGTGGACGGTTGGGCGGGAGTAGCTGGAGAGATTCTGATGCTGAAGCCTCTGATCATGTTCCATCTCAAGAACACGTTCTTGGTCAAGACCGAGAAAGACAGAGAGGAGGCTATGGATCCAGGGAGCATCGGTTTTAATACCGGAGAGCCGAGGATACAGCTTTACTTCCTTCTCGGTCTTGTCTACGCTCCTGTCACGCCGATGCTACTTCCTTTCATCTTGGTCTTCTTCGCACTCGCCTACATTGTGTACCGTCATCAGATCATCAACGTGTACAACCAAGAATACGAGAGCGCTGCGGCGTTTTGGCCGGACGTTCACGGACGTGTTGTAGCTGCGCTGATCATATCTCAGGTGCTTCTGATGGGTCTGTTGGGGACGAAACACGCTGCGCTGGCTGCACCGTTTCTCATCGCTTTGCCTGTGCTTACCATTGGGTTCCACCGCTTCTGCAAGGGCCGTTACGAGCCGGCTTTCGTCAGGTATCCTTTGcaggaagctaagatgaaagatACGTTGGAGAGGGCGAGGGAGCCGAACTTGAACTTGAAAGGGTACTTGCAGAGTGCTTACGTTCATCCGGTTTTCAAAGGAGGTGAagatgattatgatgatgatgatgatggggaCTATGGTGGTGATGATAAGCTCGGGAAGTTTGAGGATGAGGCTGTTATTGTTCCCACTAAGCGTCAGTCGAGGAGGAATACTCCGGCTCCTAGTAGAGTCAGTGGAGAGTCTTCACCACCGTCTTTGCCCTTTAGTGGTAAACAAGtctag
- the LOC108837797 gene encoding uncharacterized protein LOC108837797 — MHETNLWSSIEFEFVVKVDIMTVETKKKDEIMRDPLALRDSEEYYKRIEKTWKRGYLLYEEKNEEDKEDKSNEEASDLEEEIRVDKASEWIDSSVKLLKRDHAYLATGQNNDVKQNDPKKKSSKKVKRIVEEVNINNSNAVSNFRISDPLREKFKEKGIEVLFRFQAMTFDMVLDDADIAGRVRTGQDKTLAFVLPIMEFFINRPAKKKRKQKDTKSVEIIFEGYLKQESLQKELKRASLKLTSQAREIKELKHKLWERYEKLPDMQSYFHFREGETDRTRVEFSIKTKKVFMVVSEFENKPQLLSQANEIIKRQAYDINTLQRALIKEKEEEIEFYIVAESINCQKDTFSMYLRGELDNIQEEMDALRDLHRWKLDDNGVENLLNKMKRREVNAQSTSRSESTQLQIFVRMIYGGKTIVIYTNKNNTVEQLHHRIEPKVKVPVKEQLVIYKGERRDIMYAVSRMLRGDWICPRNKLYVSYRNILGSLLDLFLGIETQKRELSVHGCTRNSINDLVSIVRDLKYARSFETDTDVKKRDKIIEKLYAEIEVLKMAKSHPHGSADQLCNKAIELQEQLEEANMMKRSGSDSLVSLTKQLEGRSKRLHAVVSEMTELKDKAKLMAMAGLRQSEDLYKSEQLLETAEELLSKDEKEAIKMKSELETVKEEKKQGEEKKQGLKKNQILMEEKNKIRSKVEEEKSEISMQILASALHQASSESRVLKEELLSLGGQDYEIQVEHYKNRIEVTQVSEVKQIKMRETGLFNHVKKFDEEVCKMRRETNRLGNLVKRAHEETDGALKKESLLRDDLKEVEDDVICLQEALREARAESLKLNSKMLDKETEFKSILHDNDLLRVKENDDKSKRATGHIFYVGESLIRWCSSKQENVVVSSCETENMAGIEAMKHAILFQELHRLIPESENRVDVLMKEFGKLKLKKMRGIIKSLFRMDFKLKGEIVGVSLKLA; from the exons ATGCATGAAACAAATCTATGGAGTAGCATTGAATTTGAGTTCGTTGTAAAGGTTGACATAATGACTGTGGAGACTAAGAAAAAGGATGAGATTATGAGAGATCCTTTAGCCCTTAGAGACAGTGAAGAGTATTATAAAAGGATAGAGAAAACTTGGAAGAGGGGCTACCTTCTGTATGAAGAAAAAAACGAAGAGGACAAAGAAGACAAATCCAACGAAGAAGCTTCTGACCTAGAGGAAGAAATCAGAGTTGATAAAGCCTCTGAGTGGATAGATTCTTCGGTTAAATTATTGAAACGTGACCATGCGTATCTAGCCACAGGGCAGAACAATGATGTTAAACAGAATGATCCAAAGAAGAAGAGCAGCAAGAAGGTGAAGCGGATCGTAGAAGAAGTAAATATCAATAACTCTAATGCTGTTTCAAATTTCAGAATCTCGGATCCATTGAGGGAAAAGTTTAAGGAGAAGGGTATTGAAGTTCTTTTTAGATTTCAAGCCATGACTTTTGATATGGTTCTTGATGATGCTGATATTGCTGGAAGGGTTCGTACTGGTCAGGATAAAACACTAGCGTTTGTGTTACCTATAATGGAGTTTTTTATCAATAGAcctgcaaagaaaaaaaggaagcaAAAGGATACTAAGAGTGTTGAGATTATCTTCGAAGGTTATTTGAAGCAAGAGAGCCTACAAAAAGAGCTGAAGCGGGCGAGCCTGAAGTTAACTTCACAAGCCAGAGAGATTAAAGAGTTAAAACATAAGCTTTGGGAAAGATACGAGAAACTTCCTGATATGCAGTCGTACTTTCACTTCAGAGAAGGAGAGACGGATCGAACGCGTGTTGAGTTTTCAATCAAAACCAAGAAGGTTTTCATGGTGGTTtctgaatttgaaaacaaaccACAGCTATTGAGCCAAGCTAACGAGATCATTAAGAGACAAGCATATGATATAAATACACTTCAGAGAGCACTGAtcaaggagaaggaagaagagatagAATTTTATATCGTGGCAGAGTCCATTAATTGTCAAAAGGATACTTTCTCAATGTATCTCAGAGGCGAACTTGATAACATCCAGGAGGAAATGGATGCATTAAGGGATCTGCACAGATGGAAGCTCGACGACAACGGTGTCGAGAATCTCCTTAACAAGATGAAGAGGCGTGAGGTCAACGCCCAGTCAACGAGTCGTTCTGAGTCAACTCAGTTGCAGATCTTCGTGAGGATGATTTATGGAGGGAAAACAATAGTGATCTACACCAACAAGAACAACACAGTGGAGCAGCTCCACCACAGAATCGAGCCAAAGGTAAAGGTTCCAGTGAAGGAGCAGCTTGTTATCTACAAAGGAGAACGCCGCGATATCATGTACGCAGTCTCTCGAATGCTCAGGGGCGATTGGATTTGTCCTCGTAACAAGCTTTATGTGTCGTATCGGAACATCTTGGGATCTTTGCTGGACCTATTTTTGGGTATTGAGACGCAGAAAAGAGAGCTTAGCGTACATGGATGCACAAGGAACAGTATCAATGATCTTGTAAGCATCGTGAGGGACCTGAAGTATGCGAGAAGCTTTGAAACAGATACAGATGTTAAAAAACGAGATAAGATCATTGAGAAACTTTATGCTGAGATAGAAGTTTTGAAGATGGCAAAGTCTCATCCCCACGGATCTGCTGACCAGTTGTGCAACAAAGCCATAGAACTGCAGGAACAGTTAGAGGAAGCCAACATGATGAAGAGATCTGGCTCGGACTCTCTGGTTTCTTTGACGAAACAGCTAGAAGGAAGAAGTAAAAGATTGCACGCTGTGGTGTCTGAGATGACTGAACTCAAAGATAAGGCAAAGTTAATGGCGATGGCGGGGCTTAGGCAAAGCGAAGATCTTTATAAATCAGAACAACTGTTAGAGACTGCTGAAGAATTATTATCTAAGGATGAGAAAGAGGCAATAAAAATGAAGAGTGAGCTTGAAACTGTcaaagaggagaagaaacagGGTG aggagaagaaacagggtttaaagaaaaatcaaattcttATGGAAGAGAAGAATAAAATCAGGTCGAAAGTGGAAGAGGAGAAGAGCGAGATATCTATGCAGATTTTAGCTTCAGCGTTACACCAAGCGTCGAGTGAATCACGCGTGTTGAAAGAAGAGTTGTTGAGCCTAGGTGGTCAGGATTACGAGATACAAGTAGAACATTACAAGAACAGGATTGAAGTCACGCAAGTCAGTGAGGTGAAACAAATCAAGATGAGAGAGACTGGTCTGTTTAATCACGTGAAGAAGTTTGATGAAGAAGTTTGTAAAAtgagaagagaaacaaacaGGTTAGGTAATTTGGTGAAAAGGGCCCATGAAGAAACTGATGGAGCATTGAAGAAAGAGTCTCTGTTGAGAGATGATCTCAAAGAAGTGGAAGATGATGTGATTTGTCTTCAGGAAGCTCTCAGAGAAGCAAGAGCTGAAAGCTTGAAATTGAATTCGAAAATGCTGGACAAAGAAACTGAGTTTAAAAGCATTCTTCATGATAATGATTTGCTTAGAGTAAAAGAGAATGATGACAAGAGCAAGAGAGCGACAGGACATATCTTTTATGTTGGTGAAAGTCTAATTAGGTGGTGTTCGAGTAAACAAGAGAATGTTGTGGTATCGTCGTGTGAAACTGAAAACATGGCAGGGATTGAAGCCATGAAACATGCTATATTGTTTCAAGAATTACATCGGCTTATACCCGAGAGTGAAAATAGAGTCGACGTCTTGATGAAAGAGTTTGGGAAATTGAAGCTCAAGAAGATGAGAGGCATTATCAAAAGTTTGTTTCGAATGGATttcaagcttaagggggagattgttggaGTAAGCTTGAAGTTAGCTTGA